In one window of Blastocatellia bacterium DNA:
- a CDS encoding phosphatidylserine decarboxylase family protein, whose protein sequence is MIVREGWPYIAGASLPALIGAWLHIWPLVLGGLGLALFFAYFFRDPDRTPPEDERAIVSPADGRVVALTKLDPNDPRSPTRLSIFLSPLDVHVNRAPMTGRIVELRHRPGRFLPAMRAEASIENEQTEIRILGAHTEVVLKQIAGIFARRIVCWKRSGDLVHRGERIGLIKFGSRTDLLLPSDVEVLVRVGDRVRGGSTIVARIRE, encoded by the coding sequence GTGATCGTTCGAGAAGGATGGCCATACATCGCGGGCGCTTCGCTTCCGGCGCTCATCGGCGCTTGGCTCCACATCTGGCCCCTGGTCCTGGGCGGTCTGGGCCTTGCCCTTTTCTTCGCCTATTTCTTCCGCGATCCGGATCGAACGCCTCCCGAAGACGAGCGCGCCATCGTCTCACCGGCTGATGGACGTGTGGTCGCGCTCACGAAGCTCGATCCGAATGATCCGCGCTCGCCGACGCGCCTCTCGATCTTCCTCTCCCCGCTGGACGTTCACGTGAATCGTGCACCGATGACCGGACGCATCGTCGAGCTGCGACATCGCCCGGGTCGCTTCCTTCCTGCCATGCGCGCCGAGGCTTCTATTGAGAACGAACAAACGGAGATTCGGATCCTCGGAGCGCACACGGAGGTGGTCCTCAAGCAGATCGCCGGCATTTTCGCTCGACGGATCGTGTGTTGGAAGCGCTCAGGCGATCTCGTGCACCGAGGGGAACGGATTGGCTTGATTAAATTCGGCTCTCGCACGGATCTCCTTCTTCCCTCGGACGTCGAGGTGCTCGTGCGCGTGGGCGATCGCGTCCGAGGCGGAAGCACGATTGTGGCGAGGATACGCGAATGA